TTATTAACATGTgtttgtgtgtatatatataatctaataatttcctaggtttttaatctaataaaaaccataagcaattagaatcaataaaaaaaaatctaaatgttcTTATTAACATGTGTTTGTATGTGGTGTATCTTTCTCTTTTCATGTAAAGAGCTTACAATTAAAGGTTATTTTAGGACCGgagtaattattcttttttgtttttgtgttttaaaagtatttttaaaaaaattaaatttttatttttatttttttctttacttcaaattaatattttttattatttttagatcattttgatgcgttgattttaaaaataacttttaataaataaaaaatattattttaatatatttttaagtaaaaaatattttgaaaaaggtctataaaccataatttaaatccttcaaaatatattggtaacgaattttttttttccttatagaATTTAGATCAgccaaagataaaaataaaaaaataaaaaataaaaatagttcgACTGTGCTATTTTTGTAGATTTCTAATATTCAATTGTGAAAGCACGATGAAGTTTAAATACTAAAGATGATGCATTCTCAATCTTTTTCCCCTTTCATCTTAAACGCTAAGAAATTTAATGTGATGTGAATCCTATTAAATAACATTCAAAATGTGGTTCTATCAATAATGTTGCATCACATATGTTCTGATAATAATATATCTCTgggcatataaattaaattggtaATGTTACGAGGGATggacaaaccaatattaaacaaaatataaagtaaaatgaatcaatcaatacataaataataataaaaaaattgaagacaagaaggattatatttgataaaaaatttatatgtgaatagacattaattatatttttcagtttgataattaaataaaaaaaaaattgacgagtTTACCtataattaactaagttaacccgtcaaacttgagATACGTATTATGAAAgtcataattaaatagaaagaaatttaacattaacaaactaaactaaacgaaaaaaattaattaaaaagaaaaaaaaattccgggttaacccgttaaaccagGTTAAACCATCAAACCCGGGATTTATGTCATAGAAGTCTGAtatctaagtaaaaaaaattaacattaataaaccaatttaaacaaaaaaaattattaaaaacaaaaaaaaaacagttaatatatgttataatataatataatataatagaataattatattaatataatatattaataataaaataaataaaagacgTGTGAGAGCTATAGTAGTTTACCCagccttttagtatattactaattaatataataattatttatgtaaaatgactaaatttactaaaattttaataggtaaagtcattaaatttaataaatttatcctgCGCACCACAGCGGCCGACTAgcttgtataataataataataataataattaaaaaaagtcttCTGTCACCAATAGTGTGGTAGAAGGGACGTCTTCCCTATTTGCTATCAGAGATGGGGCGCAACCGCAGCGGCTGACTTGATAACACCCGGAGCAAACCAGCCGGAAACGATCTAAAATACGGAAATTCTAAATTCACCCGTCCAGCTCTCTCGCTTTCAGCAACCAAAAACCCTTACATATCACAGTCACAGTCGCCCCTGCGATTTTCTCAGGTCACCGGATTATCAGCCCGTGTTCCCAGCTGGTAAGTGCTTTCATAATTCCCCAGTTCTTTTGCTTTCAATTTATGCTTATTCTTTCATCTATTAgggtttgttttaatatacCCGATCCCATTTGTTTCGGTTCCGGAAGTGTAATATATATCCacacacacaaaagaaaaatattctaaacaaataaagaaacagATTTCCTTTGTTTCGGTGAAATTCACTTTTGATTAGGTTGAGTCTTTCGGTTCCTAGgattttaccaaaatttaacaaattcgATTATTTAGGTCGTGTTTACccgcagatttttttttttttttttgtaaaaactaaggaaacatttttattaaatacaaaaaaaaaaaaaacaagggactCTTTAGCATAAAATATTAGAGGAAGCAAGGGAtggtgtttttcaattttcttaaaaaatggagaattttcaagaaacatacattttcatttttagttagtaaatgcattttctttagttttctgtttcttggaaaaattttaaattttcccaCAAGTAATTGATTGGAGCCTAAATATTTCATCATGTTATTTTTGGTGATATAATAGATGGCTGAAGCAGGGTGTAGCAATGAGCGATTGACTAATGGTGAATTGAATGAGAAGGAAAAAGACTTGGATGATGGGACtgaagaaaagaaggaatttGTTGCTCCTGCGGTTGGGATGGAGTTTGAGTCTTATGATGATGCTTACAATTATTACAACTGTTATGCCAAGGAAGTGGGATTTCGTGTTAGAGTGAAGAACTCGTGGTTCAAGCGAAATAGTCGGGAGAAATATGGTGCAGTGCTTTGTTGCAGTAGTCAGggttttaaaagaattaaagatgTTAATCGTTTAAGAAAGGAAACAAGAACTGGTTGTCCTGCAATGGTAAGAATGAGGTTGGCGGACTCCAAGAGGTGGAGGGTGTTAGAGGTCATGCTTGAACACAACCACTCGTTAGGGGCTAAGATATACAGACCTGTTAAGAAGGTGAGTACTGGAAACAAAAGGAAGTCCCTTTCAAGTTCAGATGCTGAGGGACGTACCATTAAGTTGTATCGAGCACTTGTCATAGATTCAGAAGGTAATGGGAACTCAAGTCTGAAGGCAAGAGATGTTATGAATTTTTCTGAACTTCCTGATCAACTGAACCTTAAAAGGGGTGATGCACAGGCTATTTATAACTACTTTTGTCGGATGCAGTTGACGAATCCAAACttcttttatttgatggatCTCAATGATGAGGGGCATCTGAGAAATGTGTTTTGGGTTGATGCTAGGTCAAGGGCTTCTTGTGGTTACTTTGGTGATGTTGTTTATATTGACAACACGTATTTGTCAAGTAAATTTGAGATCCCACTGGTGGCATTTGTTGGAACGAATCAACATAGCCAGTCTGTTTTACTGGGCTGCGGCCTACTTGCGGGCGAGACAACGGAATCTTATATTTGGTTGTTCAAGGCATGGATTACATGTATGTCAAGTTGCAGTCCACAAACTATTATTACAGACAGGTGTAGAACTTTGCAAACCGCAATAGCAGAGGTGTTTCCAAGAGCTCATCATTGTTTTGGATTGTCGCATATCATGAAAAGAGTACCAGAAAAACTGGGAGGATTGCGCCACTATGATGCTATAAAAAAAGCGTTTATGAAAGCAGTTTATGAAACTTTGAAAGTGATTGATTTTGAAGTAGCATGGGGATTTATGGTCCAGCGATTTGGAGTTGGTGATCATGATTGGCTTCAGTCATTATATGAAGATCGTGTTCGGTGGGCTCCTGTTTATTTAAAAGACACAGTTTTTGCTGGAATGTCTGCTGCACGGCCAGGTGAGATCCTAAATCCATTTTTTGAGAGATACGTGCATAAACAAACTCCTTTAAAAGAATTTCTGGACAAGTATGAACTAGCATTACAAAAAAAGCACAAGGAAGAAACTATTGCAGATATTGAGTCCAGAAGCATAGGCCCCGTTTTGAAAACCAGGTGTTCATTTGAGTTGCAGCTGTCGAAGCTGTACAGCAAGGAAATATTCAAGAAGTTCCAATTTGAGGTGGAAGAAATGTATTCCTGTTTTAGCACCACACAGATACACGTTGACGGGCCAAACATCATATTTTTGGTCAAAGAGCGTGTTCTGGGTGAGAGTAATAGGAGGGAAATTAGAGACTTTGAGGTTTTATACAACAGAAGTGCAGGAGAGGTTCGTTGCATCTGCAGTTGCTTCAACTTCTATGGGTACTTATGCCGCCATGCATTGTGTGTGCTTAACTTCAATGGAGTAGAGGAGATCCCATGTAAGTATATACTGCAACGATGGAAAAAGGATTACAAGCGCTTGTATATTCCAGACCATAGTTCCAATGATGTTGATTCTACCGATCATATGCAATGGTTTAGTCAATTGTATAGAAGTGCTTTACAAGTTGTGGAGGAAGGGGTGATTTCTCTTGAACATTACAGTGTCGCACTAGAAGCTTTTGAAGAGTCGCTAAATAGGGTTCGTGAGGTAGAAGAAAAGCAAGCATAATCCCGCCATAGGAAGCTGCTGCAAATTCTCTGTAAATATAATTGCAGTCTTGTAGGGCTGTGGTAGGGTGGCAAGATTGAACTGTTGGACTTGCAATTGCAAGACTAGGGATTCTGAGTTGGGTGAGCATCTCTCtatacaaaaacaataagagGAGCAGAGTCTCCAAATTCTTGTTGCCGTTATCTACTGCATTGGAACCATAGGGTAGCTAGGTGATGGCTGATTAAATAATTTCAGTCTCCATTTTGCTGAGGGTTGGCTTGTACCTGTTATTTTGTAGAGTGTAAAATACACAATTTCTTCATCTCCCATCTTTGCTTCAACCTAACTAGTAAAGTCTCTAGCAACCTGTAAGGTATTTACATCATAAgctaattaacattttatttataagcaATGGCGTAGCCAGGAATGTTTTCTATCTTggactattaaataaatatataatttatttttaagattaattattaacttatgtacatgaatttttgaaattaacaataaaattttaattcaaatacacttacctaaaatattaaaaactaaatttgaaagcacataaaattaaaatgaaagtaaaaataagcCTGCTATTGAAGTTACATCCTTAGATGTTTTAtggaatataattcatctacaaTCAAACTTGAATCGATATTATAACAACCTCTTAACcgagataaaataacaatttcatgttaattgaaaaacaaagtaattaattttttttcctctcttaatTCCTCCtttcttcacttgattcttcattagattagtgttttataagttggactttgtaaatttataaggttattctctcaccttttcttttttttctttttctattttgctTCTGCCCAGTCgacaacatatataaaaaaagagagttgatttgttttattttttaatgtcaaataatcattttacccTTGATCAgtagttttgcttttatttgatggtctttttttttcattagcaCTAACAAGCTCCGtttatcctaaaattttaaccaaattttattcaatatattttaagattcctcataaaatttcagctcaatctgaTGATCGAATTGAAAATTACGCCTAATAACGTAAACTtgtcaaattatgatttttcatcaaatttctaaatttctccaaaaattctaaaattttaatccaagttaaaacatcatattaaaaggcttcacataaatttttagaattttttaatagcTCAATTGagaattacaaatttattttatataaaactaatgaaaaaatattgataacatCTTAACCTGAATTATAACCCTTCCAAGCCTTTAACATTTCTGTTTATAAGTGACTCATGCATGGTTTCAAAATAGTgagatttaattagttttttctcaACCTATATACTATATATTCTGAAGTAATGAAACTTtcacttcacttttttttttataggaaaatacctaaactaaacaaagaaatctcatttatttttttccttaatgttttatattttattttttcttccttttcctacTTTAGATTTTCGTTGCATTTACTAATTCAACATCTAAAACAATGAACTATAtgtataatctattttttattgatttaattttagtgAATTTGGCATTGTATTTTCACTTATTTTAGTTGTAACTCTATTTGGTTTATTGTAGAAATACCTCAATTTAGTCCCCACCCTATGTACTCGTCTAAATTGGATCACAAATGTATCATGTTTACCAATTTGGTACCAATTGTTATAGAAAACTCTCAAGCAAGTCCTattaatattcattaattttcctatcaatctttatttaaaatgatgcCGTTCTATTGCATAGAATATGTGCATTAgatgtagttaaaaaaaatcccattaattataaaatattaatagaaaCTAACAAAAGGActcaattgagaaataaaagaaatatgtggggcCTAAGTGATAAGAATGTAAGTTTAGAATGTAATTGAGAATGTGTATACAAGTTGGGGACTGAATTAAGGTTCTCTGTATTTCAACCTTAAGCTGCTCCTTACAATATTTTCATATTGGCccctcatttattttattttaatttcacgaccatatacatacatatatataagaaataatgatttattttaataagaacTCCTCTACTCTTCAAACCTCTCTTCCAGTTACAGATCCCAACTTCTTTTACGTGGTAGATCTTAACGAGAAAGGATACACGAGAGATTTGAAGCTTATTTCTGTGATGTAATTGCAACCGACACTGTGTGCTTGACATACAAATTTGAAGCACCACTGGTGGCATTTATTGCAGAAAACCACCATGCTATCCTCTTGGGCTGCGGTATGCTCGCCGGTGAAACCACTGAATCATATGCATGGCTGTAGAGGGCATGGCTTACTTGCATGTTAGGACGTCCTCCGCAAGCTACCATCACCGACCAATGTAGAACCTTGCAAGCTGCTATTGCTGATGTTTCCCAAGAACttctcattgttttattttgtcaCGTATCATGCAAGGAATTCCAGAAACTATGGGagaattgttttattttgaagcaACTCAAGTATCATTGAATAGAGCAGCTCACTACTTCCTCGAGCCTGAGGAATTTGAAGCTGCTTGGGAAGAGATGACACAGCTTCATGGAATTAGGGATCATAGATGGATCCAAGCATTACACGAAGACAGGAAAAGGTGGGTTCCAGCTTATTTGGAACAGGCACTGGCAGGAATGTTACTGCTGCACTAAAATGAGACTGCCATCCTTAATTTCTTGAAGAACATCTGGATAGCCATACTTCTCTCATAGTAATTTGGGACAATTATGATCAAAGCTCTACGGGAAAATCATCGGCTTGAATCCTTGGATGATATGGATTTGAGGAATTCATGTTTTACGCTAAAACCAGGATGTTACTTGGAGCTGCAGCTGTCAAAATTGTACACAAACAAAATCTTTAGAACAAGACAAGCTTCTGTTGATGGGCAGGTGATGACATATATTGTCGATTGTCTAGGTATGTTCTTTGTGCTTGTGGATTGTCTATTTATGTAGGCATGCATTAAATGTTCTTAACCAAAATGGCTTGGAGGCGATCCCGCCGCGATATATTCTCACACGATCGTATTGATACTAATAGTCCATTTCACAGGTACGACCATTTGTTCAAATGCTATGTGCAGGCTGTAGAGGAAGGAAGGAAATCACAAGATTGTTACGAAGCTATTGGTGTGAAACCGTGGATATAAGCCAAAATTCAGGTTTGGAAAGAAaccttgatataaaaataaccatGGATCtaagaattaaatatattataaagaaTTTGGACTCATTGTTTGTAGCAAAACAAGAACTCAAAATATGCTAAGATACTATAAGATCAGTTATACCTTAATAAGTtagttgttgatttttattctaacaAAGAATGTGATTTGCACAAAGCAAAAACCTgaattattcaataataaaaggctgtcaaaattttatagccatgaaaaacatatatagcCCTCCTAAATAACCCTAATGAATAATTGATCCAAGGctcaaaacaaaatccaaaataaactAAAGCCCAAAACACTTAATAAACCCTAAATAATGACTAATGAGTTGTCATGAATCCAAATTAAAGTTAAAGTCCAAATTGAAACTAAAACaagttcaaaataataaaaataacacaaaacccaaataataaatataattcttCATGAAACAAGCTTAAAtagtctaaaataaataaagtaattacTCCAACCCTCATTTCCTTGAATAGTTAGGAtaaataaggattttttttcacatttaaaaactatattgttaTTCACTAAAGATTCTTGTAGAATTAGAAAAATTAGCTGTTAAATATCCTTGTATtattaggaaaaaaatcattttcaaataagaagtCTACAAGTCAAAAGGCAACACATAAAACAATTCATACAACAATATCATACAACATATCGTGATGCATTTCTTAACTCTAAAAAGCTTGAAATTTTAACTCAGTATAGAACAATACCTTTTGAaacttttgataaaattttagccATGTCCAATAGTCGGGTTTTGATGTATGCTTGTAAGTTCAAAACCgaacaacataaaatattatgctaaaatccaaatatatttgtttaaccCTTGCATGGATCATATCATTCCCTTTACTTACAAGAGGATTCGTCCTTGAATTTGAAACATGAAGAACACCATTTAAAGGTCATAAACCACCTTTAACCCAAAATAAAGGATCACCATCAAACCCTTAATAGTCTTGTTAGCAACTAAAATATTCTGAATAAACTTTTTCTTCACATACAAACTCTCATTTTAAGTCATATGGGAAGAGGAATCCTCAATTAGCCCTAATTAAATAGTATTGAGAAGCTATGGATAATTCGAGGTACTTGGAAGCACTGCAATGCAAAGCCAAATAGTAGTTAGAAAAACAAGGTCATTTGTTACTAGAGAACCCAAGAGAAAAAGGATCAACAACGAACAAGAGCTGCAAGATAAGTTGAATAAGTTGAGAATTGACTTAAGTAACAACAAGAGTCAgtaaaaattcttagaaaaccagctattttaagaaaaaaaagatgaaggccTTCCTAAACTAGTAGTTGAGAGAGACGGATGAATGAATGACCAtattaatgcaaaaaataaatcgGGAAAATAATGATTGAGAGATGGTCATGAAGTCTGAGGAAATTGTGTAAAGGATCCAAGAGCAGTTGAAGAAAAAAGTGACCAAGTATTATGATCTAATAAACAAGCATGTGatgttgaaaaagaaattggCAATTGTAAAAAATGATTATAAGGATAAGAGACATGTTGGCAAAGGATTGAtaacttcttttaaaaaagaaatggatcaaAACAAAATGAGGTTGGAGactgaaaaagaaatgaatagatTGGCTAATCTTAGTATTAAGTAAGAAAGAAGCTTAAGAGCTTAATTCAAGACCCAAGCTAATGATGAGAGAGAAGTAAGAAAGGTAGTCGAGTCAAACATAAGAGAGTATCAAAATAGAGCAAATGCTTTGAGAGATTGAGTCTCTATAGTCCAGTTTAATTTAGAGTTTCAAGAGGAGGATATGAAGAAACTAAAAGAGCAATACCTAGAATCTAAAGAAGAGTTGAGGGAGTTGAGATAAAAATTCAAGGAGTGGTAAGATCACATTGATCACTTTGATGTACAACTAAATGCGAAGATAGCTAAGCTTAACATTGAACGAGAAGAACTTAAGAGGGGTAGTAACCAAATTCAACAGCCAGAGAGGACAATTCAGATATTGGATAAGAACAATGAGTCACTAGCTACAAGAAACAATGTGTTGCTTCAATACAACACTTTGTTCCACTACAAGAATAAGCAGACAAACAAAAGAGCTCTTAGTCAGTCAGTCAAAATCAATTGGGTTAAAGAGAGAGGCTCCGGTTGTAGTGAGAGAAAACTCACTAGCATTCGCTGGTGTTCGATTGTTCCTTCCCCATTATACAACATCTTCTTCTCTACCTACTGTCTGATTATTAAGGGTCTCTCTTGTCTGAATCATGGGgaaatctaaaaagaaactGATGATGCGTCGCGATGCCCAATTTGATGATCCTCGCCCCACAACACGGGGCTTCCTTGCTGGACATTGTTGCTCTTGACCTCTTTAAAGTGATT
This region of Populus alba chromosome 3, ASM523922v2, whole genome shotgun sequence genomic DNA includes:
- the LOC118037868 gene encoding protein FAR1-RELATED SEQUENCE 6, which gives rise to MAEAGCSNERLTNGELNEKEKDLDDGTEEKKEFVAPAVGMEFESYDDAYNYYNCYAKEVGFRVRVKNSWFKRNSREKYGAVLCCSSQGFKRIKDVNRLRKETRTGCPAMVRMRLADSKRWRVLEVMLEHNHSLGAKIYRPVKKVSTGNKRKSLSSSDAEGRTIKLYRALVIDSEGNGNSSLKARDVMNFSELPDQLNLKRGDAQAIYNYFCRMQLTNPNFFYLMDLNDEGHLRNVFWVDARSRASCGYFGDVVYIDNTYLSSKFEIPLVAFVGTNQHSQSVLLGCGLLAGETTESYIWLFKAWITCMSSCSPQTIITDRCRTLQTAIAEVFPRAHHCFGLSHIMKRVPEKLGGLRHYDAIKKAFMKAVYETLKVIDFEVAWGFMVQRFGVGDHDWLQSLYEDRVRWAPVYLKDTVFAGMSAARPGEILNPFFERYVHKQTPLKEFLDKYELALQKKHKEETIADIESRSIGPVLKTRCSFELQLSKLYSKEIFKKFQFEVEEMYSCFSTTQIHVDGPNIIFLVKERVLGESNRREIRDFEVLYNRSAGEVRCICSCFNFYGYLCRHALCVLNFNGVEEIPCKYILQRWKKDYKRLYIPDHSSNDVDSTDHMQWFSQLYRSALQVVEEGVISLEHYSVALEAFEESLNRVREVEEKQA